Below is a window of Phycisphaerae bacterium DNA.
GCGCAGCAGCTTGGCCAGAACGGCCATAAAGCCAATGCGACCGCGAAAGCCCCGGCTCGCGCGCCAGCCGCGATGCCTGATTTCCGCGAGCCCGTCTTCAATGGAACGAGCGACCGGCAGCGACGCATCTTCGTGACGCAATAGCTCGAAACCGTGTCGGCGGAATGCATTCTTGTAATCCGTCACGGACCACAGATGCACATTGGAGTTAAACTGCGACGGAAGCTTGTTCAGCATTTCCACGGGCGCGAACAGCCATTTCCGGCTTGTGGTGATATCGCCAAGACACAGCGTGCCCGCGGGCTTCAGGACGCGCCGACACTCGCTGATGAAACGATCCTTGTCGGCATAGTGCAGCGCGGATTCGAGATTAAAAATCACGTCGATCGACGCATCCGGCAACGGCAGGTGATGGGCGTCGCCCTGCACGAAGAATGGCCGCCGTGCCGACGACGCGAATCGGTCATTGGCCGCGCGGACGCTCGATCCCAGGTATTCAATCCCGAAGAGTCGCGCCGGATTGAATTTCTGAAACATCCAACCTGCCGGCCCGCCGATGCCGCTACCGACATCGAGTACCGTGGATTCGGCTGAGATTGGCGCATCGCCAAGCAGCTGCCAGACCAGCGATTTCTGGTGTTCATCGAAAGTCTCGACGACATCTGGCCGGGCATAGCCGCAGTTATAGCCGAGCAGGCCGTGAGCCTGGGTCAATTCCCAGTTCGGCCGATAGTGGGCTTCCATCGTTCGCTGCGACATGCCGCGAAAACTCCAAATGGCGTCGCCAGCGCTTGCTGCACCGACGACCGCAATCAAGGTTCGGCCCGACTTCGGACGGCTCGTCCTCAGATGGAACGGGCAAACTGCCAAACGGGATCGCCTCAGCCGCGCTCCCGACCAAAGCCGCATTGTATCGCACCACCCTTCGACGGTCACCCTCGGCTTGACAACCCCGATGCCCCGCGAGATGGTGCGCTCGCGGCGGATGCGACTGAGACCTGCCGCCAGGACCCGAATCAGAACTCGCCCCCCGCCAAGGAGCCGGCCGCGCGTGTCAAAGCCCGATCTAAGCGTCCGCATCGGTGGCATTCGCCTGTCAAATCCGGTCCTCACCGCGTCCGGCACCTGCGGTTATGGTCGCGAATATGCCCCCTACCTGGACATGTCGCGGCTCGGAGGCTTCACCACCAAGAGCGTCACGCTTCAGCCGCGCAAAGGTAATCCTCCGCAGCGCATCGTGGAAACGCCGGGCGGCATGCTGAATGCGATCGGCCTTGCCAATGTCGGCCTCGACGAATTCATGCGGTCAAAGCTGCCGGAATGCGCGACGCTGGGACCCGCGGTCTTTGTGAATGTCGCGGGACACAGCATCGACGAATATGTGGAAGTGTGCCGCGTACTTGACACCGCGGAGGGTCTCGCGGGGATTGAATTGAATGTTTCCTGTCCCAATGTCAGGGACGGCCTGACGTTCGGGACCGATCCAGGCCTCCTGCGCGAACTCGTCGCGGCGGTCCGTCCGACCGTGACGCGCGGCGTGCTGATGGTGAAGCTCTCGCCCAACGTCACCGACATTTGCGCCACCGCGCGGGCGGCCGTCGAAGGCGGAGCCGACGCCCTTTCGATGATCAATACCTTCATGGGTATGAAAATTGACATTCGCAGCCGTAAGCCCGTGCTGGCAAACACCACCGGCGGCGTCAGCGGACCAGCCATCAAACCGATGGCGGTTCAGATGATCCATCGCGTCTATCGCGAGGTGGCCCGCGACGCAGGCGTGCAGATCGTCGGCATGGGCGGCGTTCGTGGCTGGCAGGATGCGATTGAGTTCATGCTGGCTGGAGCGACCGCCGTCGCGGTCGGCACCGCGCTATTCGCGCATCCGGATGCCCCGATGCGGATTGTCAGCGGGATCGAGCGATATCTGATTGAGCAGGGCGAACCGTCGGCTTCGGCCATAATCGGCGCGGCGCATCCGCCGGCGGGACCTGCCCGGGCCTGAGTCCGGCGCTGTTCGCGACGAGGCCGCGTAGCCGCGCGGACGACCGGCATTTTTGCCGCGCCAATCAATCCGGATTAAACTTCGAGTGCCGCACGAGAACTGCTCCCCGGCCTCACGCCGGATGGCACGAAATAGAGGACTCGGCGAATGGCATCCGAAGTGGGCTCCGCATTCAATCCGATCGGCTGGGTTCAGATACGCCTCGCGGGCGGCATCAACCGCGTTCTGGCCATGTGCGGTATTTATGCCGGTGCCATGCTCGCATTGAACATCTTCATTTACCGCAGTTCGGCCGATTATCGTTCGCTCAGCCAATTCGCCGCCGGCTCCCTGATTTTGACGCTCGGGATTTCGGGCGTCCTGCTGGTGCTTGTCGGCTCTGGCGTCATCAACAAGGCGATTCTGCGCGACTACACCAGCGACATGATCACGTCGCACCGCTGCTCGGCAATGTCCGGCTATACGGCGGTGCTGGGCTATCTCACCGGGCCGACGCTCTCGATTCAGTGTTTCACGCTCGTCAATATCATCGCCTGCATGATCCTGGCGAGACTTGCCGGGTTGCAATGGTATGCGCCAATCCTGATTTTCGGGGCGTTCGCGTGTGGAGCTGCCGTGACGTGGACTGCTTCGGTTCTGTCCGCGTTGTCCTATCGAGGCAAAGTGGCCATCGCGGGAATCGTCACGCCGATTGCGGTCATTCTGATCGTTCCGCCGCTTCAGGAGATGATGGCCGCACACCCCGGATTCTCATTACTGACGAATTTGCAATTGGTCAGCCGTCTCGCTTCCGCCGCCGGCTCGACGCTCTCACCCGACGACGGGATGCTCGTTGTCGTATCCATGCTGTTTCAGCTCGCCATGGCGCTGACGTTTTTCATCGGAGCGTCGCGACGATATCTGCGTGATGATGTGCCGGCCTTCACCCCGACGCTCGCACTGGGATTTGTCGCCCTATGCACGCTGGCCTGCGCGGCCGGCATGCGCATGTCGCAACCATCGCAACCTCGGATTGTCTCCCCGGAATTCGCCGAAACAAGCACGCAATTGCTGGCATCGATTGCGTCGCTCGCGCTCGTGGCGGTTCTGCCGGTCTCGAACGCGGCATGGAGATCAGTCGCCTGGAATCGGCGAAAGCGGAAAGACCCGAACTTCAAGGACCGTCGCCCACGCGGCATGTGGGAGGCTGCGATTGCCTCCGCACTCGTCGTCTTCGGTGTTCTCGGCCTGGTTGCTCCGAGGCAGGTGATTGCCGGATTTGATGGCAATTTGCATTGGCCGATTCCAGACGCCATTGCGTTGGTGATCGCATCGTTTCTGCTTTTCATGCTGGCAGCGGGCGGCCTGATGCGAATCGCATACTGCCATCTGCGGTCCGCCGGCTGGCTCACGGCCATATTCGTCGTGGTGCTCTGGGCCTTTCCGCTGCTCGCCGAAATGTTCGTTCAACTCGCGAACGAGTTTTCCGAGGACGATCCCGCCACATTTCTGTTTGGCATTTCGCCGCTCGGGACGTGGATCATCCTGATCAAGGACTTCAACGGCCCGGTCTGGCCTGGACTTGCGATCCAGGCCGGCCTGGCTGCCTGTTTGCAACTTTTCGCGCGTCGCTCCAGATATTGACGACGCCGCAAGAATTGCTCCCTCGCCCACGGAGTGCATTCTATGAAAGCAAAACGATTCCATCCCCGAAAGCTCGTTCTGGTCGCAATCGTCCCGATTCTCGCCGGCTGCGATACGACGCCGATTCCCGTGCCGGAGGCCGTGCTCGAAGGCCAGTGGCAGCTCATCAAAGCAAGCGATCCAGACGGCAACAACCGAATCGTGATCGAACTGAATCAGCTCGGAACGGTCACATCCGTGACAAACTTTCTCGGTGGCGTTTCATTCAAACAAACCAACGCCTCGGGGAAGGCCACGCTGACTGGCGATAACCTTCTGCTCCGCACCAGCACCAATCTGAAATTCGAAGCCAGTTTCAACGCCGGCTTCACGGAGGCAATCGGGCGACAATTCACAGAAATCTCCTTTCTGGGGATCATCACCACAATCGACGAAGGCGAGGCAACGCTGACGCGCGTTCCTTAGAAGCGGTTTCAAAATTGGTTCTTGGGGCCGCCGAACTGCCGTAACGAGCCCAAATCGCATGCTTTGAGGAGCGATGTCGAATATTGAAACCGCTTCTAGTCAGATTCACAATCATTCCATTTCAGAAGTTGAGGAACCGACCGACGATCGTTTATATTCGACCGGTCGGCTGCTCGGCAGTTCATGCGCCAGAAAAATCCGCGCCCGTCCAGCTCATGGAGGAGCCCCCATGCAGGTTTATCTCGATCTCGTCAGGAACGTGCTTGAAAACGGGACTTTCAAGCCCTCGCGCACCGGCATCGACACAATCAGCCTTTTCTCAGCGCATTACCAGGTCGATCTGGCACAGGGCTACCCTCTTTTGACAACCAAGCGCGTCAACTTCGAAGCCGTCATCCGCGAACTGCTCTGGTATCTCTCCGGCGAAAACCACATCCGCAACCTGCGGAAGCACACCAAAATCTGGGACGCCTGGGCCGATCAAGACGGAAATCTCGAGACCGCCTACGGCCACTACTGGCGACATTTTCCCAGCGCAACGCGCGATCAGGACGGCCAATGGCGCGTTCGCGAGATCGATCAAATACGATATATCATCGATACAATCCGGCGCGATCCAAACAGTCGGCGCCTCGTCGTGACGGCATGGGAACCGGGCAACGCCACAACAAGCAAGCTGCCGCCTTGCCACTACACCTACGCGTTCCACGTCCTCAATGGCCGCCTGAATTGCCATCTCACCCAGCGCAGCGGCGACATCGCCCTCGGCATACCGTTTAATTTGGCCGCGTATGCCGCCCTGACCCAGATGATCGCCCAGGAATGCGATCTGTCGGTCGGGAAGTTCGCCCACACCATCGTGGATGCCCACATCTACTGTGCAAAACCCGGCAGTCCGACCGCCGATTTCGATCATGTCGCCGGCCTGCGAGAGCAGTTGCAACGTAAACCCTTGCCGCTGCCCAGATTGGTGATCGCCCGGAAACCGATCGATGAATTGAAATTCGAGGACTTCCAACTCATCGGCTATCAATGCCACGACGCGATCAAGTTCAAAGTCGCCGTCTAAGGCTTCATCCGGGAACAAACGGCCGCCTCATGACGTGTTTGCGCGCTTCGCAGCCATCACGGGGGATGTTCAAACGGGATCAGGCTGCTCCAATCAACATCCGGGGCGATTCGATGCAACAGTCGGTCGGCATTGCCGAATCCGTACGCATCGCGCATAATAATGTAGTTGTTTCTCAAGTGAATCGCGCTTTGTCATATCGCGTCGCCCGGACGCGGAAGGGACTCGACATCGATGGGAGCCACGATCGAGGCACTGCATCGCCTTCAGGAAGTGGAAACACAAATTGCTGAAATTGAACGCGGCATCGACCGCAGGGTTCGCGCCTGCACGCGGCAAATGCAGCGAATAGCCGAAGTTGAAGCGCGGATCAAATCGCAGGAAAAGCAGATCAAGTCCGACCAGATGGAGGCCGATCGGCTTAATCTCGAAGCACAGACCGCCGAAGCCGAAATCGCCCGTTATCGTGCAGCCCTCAATACTTCAAAGAATCAGAAGGAATATTCCGCGGTCCTCACCCAGTTGAACACCTTCAAGGCGGACACGAGCAAGGTGGAGGAGCGCGTTATCACCCTGCTCACCCAGATCGACGAGAAAAAGAAGCAGCTCGAATCCATCCGAGCCGAACA
It encodes the following:
- a CDS encoding methyltransferase domain-containing protein, which encodes MSQRTMEAHYRPNWELTQAHGLLGYNCGYARPDVVETFDEHQKSLVWQLLGDAPISAESTVLDVGSGIGGPAGWMFQKFNPARLFGIEYLGSSVRAANDRFASSARRPFFVQGDAHHLPLPDASIDVIFNLESALHYADKDRFISECRRVLKPAGTLCLGDITTSRKWLFAPVEMLNKLPSQFNSNVHLWSVTDYKNAFRRHGFELLRHEDASLPVARSIEDGLAEIRHRGWRASRGFRGRIGFMAVLAKLLRWRCLGYDLFRARPTNVRAGA
- the thyA gene encoding thymidylate synthase, producing MQVYLDLVRNVLENGTFKPSRTGIDTISLFSAHYQVDLAQGYPLLTTKRVNFEAVIRELLWYLSGENHIRNLRKHTKIWDAWADQDGNLETAYGHYWRHFPSATRDQDGQWRVREIDQIRYIIDTIRRDPNSRRLVVTAWEPGNATTSKLPPCHYTYAFHVLNGRLNCHLTQRSGDIALGIPFNLAAYAALTQMIAQECDLSVGKFAHTIVDAHIYCAKPGSPTADFDHVAGLREQLQRKPLPLPRLVIARKPIDELKFEDFQLIGYQCHDAIKFKVAV
- a CDS encoding dihydroorotate dehydrogenase; this encodes MSKPDLSVRIGGIRLSNPVLTASGTCGYGREYAPYLDMSRLGGFTTKSVTLQPRKGNPPQRIVETPGGMLNAIGLANVGLDEFMRSKLPECATLGPAVFVNVAGHSIDEYVEVCRVLDTAEGLAGIELNVSCPNVRDGLTFGTDPGLLRELVAAVRPTVTRGVLMVKLSPNVTDICATARAAVEGGADALSMINTFMGMKIDIRSRKPVLANTTGGVSGPAIKPMAVQMIHRVYREVARDAGVQIVGMGGVRGWQDAIEFMLAGATAVAVGTALFAHPDAPMRIVSGIERYLIEQGEPSASAIIGAAHPPAGPARA